The Vibrio nitrifigilis genome window below encodes:
- the rlmM gene encoding 23S rRNA (cytidine(2498)-2'-O)-methyltransferase RlmM gives MKQVMLYCRSGFEKECAGEIQDKATQLEVFGFPRLKSNSGFVLFECYQDGDAEKLIRQIDFQALIFARQMFAVAAEWQDLPKEDRISPMLADLADVESLPRCGELRIETPDTNEAKELLKFCRKFTVPLRQAMRGKGLLHKTESNKKPVMHVCFVAPGHCFAGFSYPGNNSQFFMGIPRLKFPADAPSRSTLKLEEAFHVFIPRDEWEERLAPGMWAVDLGACPGGWTYQLVKRSMFVHAIDNGMMADSLMETGQVHHHMVDGFKFEPPRKNVTWIVCDMIEKPSRVAQLMGEWLISGWAKEAIFNLKLPMKGRYDEVLDDIENLKVFLKENDVKFRLQAKHLYHDREEITVAVQVLSNISPH, from the coding sequence GTGAAACAAGTCATGCTCTATTGTCGCTCTGGTTTTGAAAAAGAGTGTGCGGGAGAGATTCAAGATAAAGCGACGCAGTTGGAAGTATTTGGTTTCCCGCGGTTAAAAAGTAATAGCGGCTTTGTTTTATTTGAGTGCTACCAAGATGGCGATGCTGAAAAGCTGATTCGCCAAATCGATTTCCAAGCGCTGATTTTTGCTCGTCAAATGTTTGCTGTAGCGGCAGAGTGGCAAGATCTACCAAAAGAAGACCGTATCTCACCTATGTTAGCTGATCTGGCTGATGTAGAGTCTTTACCGCGTTGTGGTGAGCTTCGTATCGAAACACCAGATACGAATGAAGCCAAAGAGTTATTGAAGTTTTGTCGCAAGTTTACTGTGCCACTTCGTCAAGCGATGCGTGGTAAAGGTTTATTGCACAAAACAGAAAGCAATAAAAAGCCAGTTATGCACGTGTGCTTTGTTGCGCCTGGTCACTGCTTTGCCGGTTTCTCTTATCCAGGAAATAACTCGCAGTTCTTTATGGGGATTCCGCGTCTGAAGTTCCCTGCGGATGCACCTAGCCGTTCAACGTTGAAACTGGAAGAAGCATTTCATGTTTTCATTCCTCGTGACGAATGGGAAGAGCGCTTGGCGCCCGGTATGTGGGCGGTCGATTTAGGTGCTTGTCCGGGAGGATGGACTTATCAACTCGTCAAACGTTCGATGTTCGTTCATGCGATTGATAACGGTATGATGGCCGATAGCTTGATGGAAACAGGGCAAGTTCATCACCATATGGTTGATGGGTTTAAATTTGAACCTCCGCGTAAGAATGTTACTTGGATTGTGTGCGACATGATCGAGAAGCCATCGCGAGTTGCTCAGTTAATGGGAGAATGGCTTATTTCTGGCTGGGCGAAAGAAGCTATCTTTAACCTTAAGTTGCCAATGAAAGGTCGTTACGACGAAGTGTTAGATGATATTGAGAACTTGAAGGTTTTCTTGAAAGAAAATGATGTGAAATTCCGTCTTCAAGCGAAACATCTTTACCATGATCGTGAAGAGATTACGGTTGCGGTACAAGTGTTATCGAATATTTCGCCACACTAA
- the xni gene encoding flap endonuclease Xni, which yields MSIHLVIIDALNLIRRNHAVQTDPTDIARTIDTTSKTLTRIINESDPTHIIAVFDHHLQDRGWRAELLPEYKAGRKPMPEPLQQGLESIQDAWWELGVDSLLSSGDEADDLVATLATKVAAHQEKVTIISTDKGYCQILSPTLQIRDYFQQRWLDAPFIADEFGVKPEQLADYWGLTGVSSSQVPGVPGIGPKAAKEILTQFPDIESAYASEELPKKYRKKLDEHIEMARICRQVSKLKTDIELGFNLQDIRFNPADNEQA from the coding sequence ATGTCTATTCATCTGGTTATTATCGATGCTCTCAACCTTATTCGTCGCAATCACGCGGTCCAAACGGATCCGACGGATATTGCCCGCACAATCGATACCACCAGTAAAACACTCACTCGTATCATCAACGAATCAGATCCTACCCATATCATTGCGGTATTTGATCATCACTTACAAGATAGAGGTTGGCGCGCGGAACTCCTACCCGAGTATAAAGCAGGAAGAAAACCGATGCCTGAACCACTACAACAAGGACTGGAGTCCATTCAAGATGCATGGTGGGAATTAGGCGTTGATTCACTGCTTTCTAGCGGAGATGAGGCTGATGATCTGGTTGCGACACTAGCGACAAAAGTGGCTGCTCATCAAGAAAAAGTGACCATCATTTCTACCGATAAAGGTTACTGCCAAATTCTTTCTCCTACACTACAAATCAGAGATTACTTTCAGCAACGCTGGTTAGATGCCCCGTTTATTGCCGATGAATTTGGCGTTAAACCTGAGCAGCTTGCAGACTACTGGGGATTAACCGGGGTAAGCTCAAGCCAAGTACCTGGCGTACCGGGAATTGGTCCTAAAGCCGCCAAAGAGATCTTAACCCAATTTCCAGATATCGAAAGTGCCTATGCCAGTGAAGAACTCCCAAAAAAATATCGTAAAAAGTTGGATGAACATATAGAAATGGCACGTATTTGCCGTCAGGTTTCAAAGCTTAAAACCGATATCGAGCTTGGATTTAACCTGCAAGATATTCGTTTTAACCCAGCGGATAACGAACAAGCATAA
- the ppnN gene encoding nucleotide 5'-monophosphate nucleosidase PpnN: MITQVSPAGSMDLLSQLEVEQLKNTATSELYQLYRNCSLAVLNSGSHTDNSKELLDKYKNFDINVMRRERGIKLELVNPPEHAFVDGQIITGIQEHLFSVLRDIVYVNMQLQSGPNADNSDTTYLTNLVFAILRNAGALIPGLTPNLVVCWGGHSINDIEYQYTREVGNELGLRELNVCTGCGPGAMEGPMKGAAIGHAKQRYADQRYIGLTEPSIIAAEPPNPIVNELIIMPDIEKRLEAFVRLGHGIIIFPGGPGTAEELLYILGIMMHPDNSEQPLPIILTGPKESEAYFRSIDQFVGDTLGQDAQKLYKIVIGDPAEAARIMKKSMPMVRQHRKDMEDAYSFNWSLKIAPEFQMPFEPTHENMANLDLHLNQAPQELAANLRRAFSGIVAGNVKSEGIAEIEQHGPFEIHGEPSLMKKMDTLLKDFVAQNRMKLPGGSAYEPCYKIVQ; this comes from the coding sequence ATGATTACACAAGTCAGCCCTGCAGGCAGTATGGATTTGTTATCGCAGCTGGAAGTAGAACAACTTAAAAATACAGCGACTAGCGAACTGTACCAACTGTACCGTAATTGCAGCCTCGCTGTTCTTAATTCAGGTAGCCACACCGATAACTCAAAAGAGCTGCTTGATAAATATAAAAACTTCGACATCAACGTTATGCGCCGCGAACGAGGCATAAAACTAGAACTGGTTAACCCACCAGAACATGCTTTTGTTGATGGTCAAATCATTACCGGCATTCAAGAGCACCTTTTTTCTGTGCTACGCGATATTGTTTACGTCAATATGCAATTGCAAAGTGGTCCGAATGCCGATAATTCAGATACCACTTACCTCACTAACTTAGTCTTTGCCATTTTACGTAATGCAGGCGCACTGATTCCAGGCTTAACTCCAAATCTAGTGGTATGTTGGGGCGGACATTCTATTAACGACATTGAGTACCAGTACACTCGTGAAGTGGGCAACGAGCTCGGATTGCGCGAACTCAATGTTTGTACTGGTTGCGGCCCTGGTGCGATGGAAGGCCCGATGAAAGGCGCAGCTATCGGTCATGCAAAGCAGCGCTATGCCGACCAACGTTATATCGGCCTAACCGAACCATCAATTATTGCGGCTGAGCCACCAAACCCGATTGTGAATGAATTAATCATCATGCCAGATATTGAAAAACGTCTGGAAGCCTTTGTTCGCTTGGGCCATGGCATTATTATCTTCCCTGGGGGGCCGGGCACTGCTGAAGAGTTGCTCTACATCTTAGGTATAATGATGCATCCTGATAATTCAGAACAACCATTGCCTATCATACTGACAGGGCCGAAAGAGAGTGAAGCTTACTTCCGTTCTATCGATCAATTTGTTGGCGATACATTAGGCCAAGATGCCCAAAAACTGTATAAAATTGTAATTGGCGATCCCGCAGAAGCAGCTCGTATCATGAAAAAATCCATGCCTATGGTTCGTCAACATCGTAAAGATATGGAAGATGCATACAGCTTTAACTGGTCATTAAAGATCGCTCCTGAATTCCAAATGCCATTTGAACCGACCCATGAAAATATGGCCAATTTGGACTTGCACCTTAACCAGGCCCCGCAGGAGTTAGCCGCTAACTTACGGCGTGCATTTTCTGGCATTGTTGCAGGTAATGTTAAATCCGAAGGGATTGCCGAAATTGAACAACATGGCCCATTTGAAATCCATGGAGAACCATCATTAATGAAAAAAATGGATACATTACTCAAAGATTTTGTTGCGCAAAATCGTATGAAGCTTCCTGGAGGAAGTGCCTACGAACCCTGCTATAAAATCGTGCAATAA
- a CDS encoding GGDEF domain-containing protein, with product MQYSSTTESPTKLAVQLKRSSDCLLRVPNLPERIKRDLHNLLSFASTHQSSDTEKACQLLNLYDITIKILTSNRESTIQEIVGYEASSEQLKSLNKELQHVITELDFEGEYGDLLVDIRAKLLLGVSASALLELTLQVLQLVVLGTESERKSSERFLDQTNESLQKLRHGTEQVAQQSQSDLIHRQALKKSLKSVVHRSQQSLVNDKDFSSLQTRMTPLISELASLTDQLEQAQRREQLLVEQIQYSQRQIEALSDSTQEYRRRLADQAQRLLMDPLTNTLNRNAFNDQLEIEYRRWIRNQHSLRIALIDIDNFKQVNEHFGYSAGDKALKIITRTINKELKQNDVLARFGGEEFSLILPNHSDKEALVLIQKIQRNIALLPFKFRDRSLQITVSVACSAFQDADTPDILLDQLGKSLTEIKNFGSNQLAWT from the coding sequence ATGCAGTACAGCTCTACAACAGAGTCCCCTACTAAATTAGCGGTTCAGCTAAAGCGCAGTAGTGATTGTTTACTCCGAGTTCCTAACCTCCCAGAACGTATAAAACGTGACTTGCATAACTTGCTGAGTTTTGCGTCAACTCATCAAAGTTCAGATACAGAAAAAGCATGCCAGTTACTCAATCTTTATGACATTACAATTAAGATCCTAACCTCAAATCGTGAAAGCACTATCCAAGAAATAGTGGGATATGAGGCCAGTAGTGAACAGCTAAAGAGCCTGAATAAGGAGCTACAACATGTCATTACTGAACTGGATTTTGAAGGGGAATATGGCGATCTTTTAGTCGACATCCGTGCCAAATTGCTACTTGGTGTGAGTGCGAGCGCATTACTAGAACTCACACTTCAGGTACTTCAATTGGTGGTATTAGGTACCGAAAGTGAACGGAAAAGCTCGGAACGTTTTCTTGATCAAACGAATGAATCATTGCAGAAATTGCGCCACGGAACCGAACAAGTCGCACAGCAAAGCCAATCGGATCTGATACATCGACAAGCACTCAAAAAAAGTCTGAAAAGTGTCGTACACCGCAGTCAGCAATCATTAGTAAACGATAAAGACTTTTCATCTTTACAAACTCGTATGACTCCCTTGATAAGCGAGCTGGCCAGCCTAACCGATCAACTTGAGCAAGCCCAACGCAGAGAACAATTGTTAGTTGAACAAATTCAATATTCACAAAGACAAATAGAAGCGTTGAGTGATAGCACGCAAGAATATCGTCGTCGTCTAGCAGACCAAGCTCAACGACTGTTAATGGACCCGTTAACCAATACATTAAATCGCAATGCATTTAACGATCAGTTAGAAATTGAGTATCGCCGCTGGATTCGTAATCAACATAGCCTGCGTATTGCCTTAATCGACATTGATAATTTTAAACAGGTGAATGAACATTTTGGCTATAGTGCGGGTGATAAGGCATTAAAAATAATCACTCGTACCATCAATAAAGAGTTGAAACAAAACGATGTGTTAGCACGCTTCGGTGGAGAAGAATTTAGCCTAATTCTGCCCAATCATTCAGATAAAGAAGCACTTGTGTTGATACAAAAAATCCAACGTAACATCGCGTTATTACCATTTAAGTTTCGCGACCGTAGTTTACAAATCACAGTAAGCGTTGCATGTTCTGCATTCCAAGATGCTGACACTCCTGATATTTTGCTCGATCAACTCGGAAAATCATTAACAGAAATAAAGAACTTTGGCTCTAATCAATTAGCTTGGACATAA
- a CDS encoding tetratricopeptide repeat protein — MTFTRWQSCFTLLLIWFSCGAYATIYSAPSLNEAAGLIDISPAQAKKLTSEYLQNRRLTDKAEKAPNTIARDETDTRIRTPGSTVDALQLLAQAEFNLGNTLTAYDTLDHAEKMTHDYQLPYLHLDVKLLQAKLHWLDDESAANANERIDKIEKQFKQIKNSDQLAAGVNYKLTMLRAEVASKADQTSIADKLFDQAKSYLNIAKSTRVNIDYHLLVGQHYLNHERYNLALSELLKSYWDSIESDSGAMLAKTNALLGRLFFERQVLDKALVHLSQAADFYGKYDKSPLLAKVLKRMGDTYFLQSKFNLALVHYFNVIDHETSNSDIADVIETRLSLASTYLQLYNYPLADQYLKRAEELLSYSDIPLLKAKVALLNAGLAFHQKQTDDVIKYAIKGLQISRALGNKALEEQAYLLLSQGYEQSEQYALALQNMKYHNHLSQLRQEKLNRISEDAFRQQKEFVEQTLHMAGQEQQLKKLKQEYSKFQKIAFGLFITSALFFLLLLRRGYVIQRQKDEIEELNSNLFTHSRSRLRNLRMLNARLATSLEKSSRSFEEWHIGELINEPLNDRLRFVMIDIPFMRNMYLQHGYIVGLELEHAFGAFLKSKLNDDQRIYHFSDSNLLYIETNTDRNRPPEEMFEQFQAWIDEFEPHRHLNRNIRVGVADYPFLPRAYTAIDDKELLDILLMATDLARGLSLLEDTSQWVYFKAIDNAPAASFASNNIRRSCKYAINQGLVKIQSSYKNEETLRKLLKEG; from the coding sequence ATGACTTTTACTCGCTGGCAATCTTGTTTTACGTTGCTTCTGATATGGTTTTCTTGTGGAGCCTACGCGACCATTTATTCCGCGCCCTCTCTCAATGAAGCCGCAGGATTGATTGATATCAGTCCTGCTCAAGCAAAAAAGCTGACCAGCGAGTATTTGCAAAACCGCCGCTTAACCGATAAAGCAGAAAAAGCACCGAATACCATCGCAAGAGATGAAACTGATACACGAATCAGAACACCTGGGAGTACGGTTGACGCATTACAATTGCTCGCACAAGCGGAATTTAATTTAGGTAATACCCTCACAGCATACGACACACTCGATCATGCGGAAAAAATGACCCATGACTATCAACTTCCCTATCTGCATTTAGACGTCAAACTGTTGCAAGCAAAGCTGCATTGGCTCGATGATGAAAGTGCAGCAAATGCCAATGAACGAATTGATAAGATCGAGAAACAATTTAAACAGATCAAAAACTCTGACCAACTCGCCGCTGGTGTTAACTACAAACTGACTATGTTACGGGCAGAAGTCGCGTCTAAAGCTGACCAAACTTCCATTGCTGACAAATTATTTGATCAAGCAAAATCCTATTTAAACATTGCTAAATCCACACGTGTAAACATCGACTATCACCTATTAGTCGGCCAACATTACTTAAACCATGAAAGATACAATTTAGCGCTTTCCGAATTGTTAAAATCGTATTGGGATTCAATCGAAAGTGATTCGGGTGCAATGTTAGCCAAAACCAATGCGCTATTAGGGCGGCTATTTTTCGAACGACAAGTGCTCGATAAAGCGTTAGTTCACCTCTCTCAGGCAGCTGATTTCTATGGTAAATACGACAAATCACCGCTGTTAGCGAAAGTGCTGAAACGCATGGGAGACACCTACTTTCTGCAAAGTAAATTCAACCTTGCTTTAGTTCATTACTTCAATGTGATCGATCATGAAACCAGCAACAGTGATATTGCCGATGTCATCGAAACACGTCTATCCCTAGCCTCAACCTATTTGCAGTTGTACAACTACCCATTAGCCGACCAATATCTTAAACGTGCTGAAGAGCTCCTAAGTTATAGTGATATCCCACTATTAAAAGCAAAAGTAGCCTTGCTCAATGCCGGTCTGGCGTTTCATCAGAAACAAACTGATGATGTCATCAAATACGCGATTAAAGGGTTACAAATAAGCCGAGCATTGGGTAACAAAGCGCTGGAAGAACAAGCTTACCTTTTACTGTCTCAAGGCTATGAGCAATCAGAGCAATACGCACTCGCATTACAAAATATGAAATACCACAACCACTTATCTCAGTTAAGACAAGAAAAGCTTAACCGAATCAGTGAAGATGCATTTCGTCAGCAGAAAGAGTTCGTCGAGCAAACACTGCATATGGCAGGACAAGAACAGCAGCTGAAAAAACTGAAACAAGAATACAGTAAGTTCCAAAAAATAGCGTTTGGTCTCTTTATTACCTCTGCCCTGTTTTTCTTGTTACTACTGCGCCGCGGTTATGTCATTCAGCGCCAAAAAGATGAGATTGAGGAACTAAACAGCAACCTGTTTACCCATTCACGCTCGCGCTTACGTAACTTGCGCATGCTTAACGCTCGTTTGGCTACATCATTAGAGAAAAGCAGCCGCAGTTTTGAAGAGTGGCATATTGGTGAATTAATTAACGAACCGCTCAATGACCGGCTACGTTTTGTCATGATTGATATTCCGTTTATGCGCAATATGTATCTGCAACACGGATATATCGTCGGTTTAGAATTAGAACATGCTTTTGGCGCATTTTTAAAATCCAAACTCAATGATGATCAACGCATCTATCATTTTTCAGACTCGAACCTTCTTTATATTGAAACCAATACTGATCGCAACCGTCCACCAGAAGAGATGTTCGAGCAGTTTCAAGCATGGATAGATGAATTCGAACCTCATCGCCACTTAAATCGCAATATTCGGGTTGGTGTAGCTGATTACCCATTCTTACCACGAGCTTATACCGCCATTGATGATAAAGAGCTTTTAGATATTTTGCTGATGGCCACTGATCTGGCGCGCGGTTTAAGCCTCCTTGAAGATACGAGCCAATGGGTATATTTCAAAGCGATTGATAACGCACCCGCGGCAAGTTTTGCTTCGAATAATATTCGACGCTCCTGTAAGTATGCGATTAACCAAGGTTTGGTGAAAATTCAATCCTCTTACAAGAATGAAGAGACCTTAAGAAAATTACTTAAAGAAGGATAA
- the queF gene encoding NADPH-dependent 7-cyano-7-deazaguanine reductase QueF (Catalyzes the NADPH-dependent reduction of 7-cyano-7-deazaguanine (preQ0) to 7-aminomethyl-7-deazaguanine (preQ1) in queuosine biosynthesis) — translation MSKYSDAKELAGLTLGKKTAYATQYDVTLLQPVPRSLNRDDLHLGEALPFQGCDIWTLYELSWLNQRGLPQVALGHVAIPATSANLIESKSFKLYLNSFNQTRFADWNEVQTTLINDLSACAGENVTVEIMPVEHFTAQPIATMRGDCIDEQDIEINDYQFDTSLLEGATLAGDSVTETLHSHLLKSNCLITSQPDWGSVEIEYTGKQIDREALLRYIVSFREHNEFHEQCVERIFTDIMRFCQPSKLTVYARYTRRGGLDINPFRSTETATPANTQRLARQ, via the coding sequence ATGAGCAAATATTCAGATGCAAAAGAGTTAGCTGGTCTAACACTTGGGAAAAAAACCGCGTACGCGACTCAATACGATGTAACTCTATTACAACCCGTCCCGCGGAGTCTAAACCGTGATGATCTACATCTAGGTGAGGCTCTTCCATTTCAGGGATGTGATATTTGGACATTGTATGAGCTTTCTTGGTTAAACCAACGTGGACTGCCTCAAGTTGCGCTTGGGCACGTTGCTATTCCTGCTACTAGTGCGAATCTGATCGAATCTAAGTCGTTTAAGTTATATCTGAACAGCTTTAACCAAACTCGCTTTGCTGATTGGAACGAAGTACAAACCACTTTGATCAATGATTTATCAGCATGTGCCGGTGAAAACGTTACTGTTGAAATCATGCCTGTTGAACATTTTACCGCTCAACCTATCGCCACCATGCGCGGTGATTGCATCGATGAACAAGACATTGAGATCAACGATTATCAATTCGACACCTCATTGTTAGAAGGCGCAACATTAGCCGGTGATTCGGTTACCGAAACATTACATAGCCATTTATTGAAATCGAACTGCTTGATTACCAGTCAACCAGATTGGGGCAGTGTTGAAATAGAGTACACCGGCAAGCAAATAGACCGTGAAGCACTATTGCGTTACATTGTTTCTTTTCGTGAACATAACGAATTTCATGAGCAATGCGTAGAACGTATTTTCACCGATATCATGCGCTTCTGTCAGCCAAGCAAACTGACGGTATATGCTCGTTATACTCGTCGTGGAGGGCTGGATATCAACCCATTCCGCTCAACAGAAACGGCAACTCCCGCTAATACTCAACGTCTAGCTCGTCAATAA
- the syd gene encoding SecY-interacting protein, giving the protein MSSADSALFSLSQRFVELCQQQTGHLPQDNDLVGLPSPCIEETTDHSVYWLPVVRDSQADFSNIEEAIELTLHPDIALFYGSQYSADIPAQWNNNALTLLQVWSDDDFIRLQENILGHLVMQRRLKQKPTVFIATTDDEMQVVSICNISGEVILETLGSKERQVLAPTLVEFLTQVNPVVY; this is encoded by the coding sequence ATGTCGTCAGCAGATTCGGCTTTATTTTCGTTGAGCCAACGATTTGTTGAGCTATGCCAACAACAAACTGGCCACTTACCACAAGATAATGATTTGGTAGGTTTACCTTCTCCCTGTATTGAAGAAACCACCGATCATAGCGTGTATTGGTTACCTGTTGTGCGCGACTCTCAGGCTGATTTTTCTAATATAGAAGAGGCAATAGAGCTGACGTTACATCCTGATATTGCTTTGTTTTATGGAAGTCAATATAGCGCAGATATCCCCGCTCAGTGGAATAATAACGCGTTGACTTTGTTGCAAGTATGGAGCGATGACGATTTCATTCGGTTACAAGAAAACATTCTTGGACATTTAGTCATGCAAAGGCGTTTGAAACAAAAACCGACGGTATTTATTGCTACGACCGATGATGAAATGCAGGTTGTTTCAATCTGTAATATAAGTGGTGAAGTTATTTTAGAAACGTTGGGAAGTAAAGAACGTCAAGTATTAGCGCCAACGCTGGTGGAATTTTTGACCCAAGTAAATCCTGTGGTGTATTGA